In Neisseria perflava, the DNA window AATACGATCCGGAAACCTACGCCCGCTACCACGGCATCGACGTAGCCGCGAATCAGGAAAAAGCCAACTGGTTTGAACTCTTAAAAACTGCACCTAAAGCGTTTTGGACAGTCACTTTGGTGCAATTCTTCTGCTGGTTCGCCTTCCAATATATGTGGACTTACTCGGCAGGCGCGATTGCAGAAAACGTTTGGCAGACAACCGATGCCTCTTCCGTAGGCTATCAGGAAGCGGGCAACTGGTACGGCGTTTTGGCGGCGGTACAATCCATTGCTGCCGTTATCTGCTCGTTTATTCTGGCAAAAGTACCGAATCAATACCATAAAGTCGGTTATTTCGGTTGCTTAGCTTTAGGCGCGCTCGGTTTCTTCTCTATTTTCTTCATCCACAATCAATACGCATTAATCCTGTCTTATACCTTAATCGGTATTGCGTGGGCAGGTATCATTACCTATCCTTTGACGATTGTAACCAATGCCCTCTCCGGCAAACACATGGGTACTTATTTGGGTCTGTTTAACGGCTCTATCTGTATGCCCCAAATCGTCGCCTCCCTGCTGAGCTTTATCCTCTTCCCTATGCTGGGCAGCCATCAGGCAACCATGTTCTTGGTTGCAGGCGCGGTCTTGCTGCTGGGAGCCTTCTCAGTATGTCTGATTAAAGAGACCCACGGCGAATAATCCATCCATACCATCGGCAAAGGCCGTCTGAAACCTTTGCCGAACTTACGATTTTAATAACAGGAGCTTCATAAATGTATACAAGAATCATGGAAATCAGCCCTTGGACGCTGCGTTCGGCAAAACTGGAAAAAGAACACAAACGGCTGCAAGAGAGCCTGACCAGTTTGGGCAACGGCTATATGGGCATGCGCGGCAACTTTGAAGAAACCTACTCCGCCGACAGCCACTTGGGCACCTACATCGCGGGCGTGTGGTTCCCCGACAAAACCCGCGTCGGCTGGTGGAAAAACGGCTACCCTAAATATTTCGGCAAAGCCATCAACGCGCTCAATTTCAGCAAAGTCAAAATCTTTGTCGACGGACAGGAAGTAGACTTGGCGAAAAACGACGTTGCCGACTTCTCCGTCGAACTCGATATGCAGCACGGCGTGTTGCGCCGCTCG includes these proteins:
- a CDS encoding SLC45 family MFS transporter, with amino-acid sequence MSEHTQKTAKQGLPSLAKSTIWMLSFGYLGVQTAFTLQSSQMSRIFQTLGADPHNLGWFFILPPLAGMLVQPIVGYYSDRTWMPRLGGRRLPYLLYGTLIAVIVMILMPNSGSFGFGYASLAALSFGALMIALLDVSSNMAMQPFKMMVGDMVNEEQKSYAYGIQSFLANTGAVVAAILPFVFAYIGLANTAEKGVVPQTVVVAFYVGAALLVITSAFTIFKVKEYDPETYARYHGIDVAANQEKANWFELLKTAPKAFWTVTLVQFFCWFAFQYMWTYSAGAIAENVWQTTDASSVGYQEAGNWYGVLAAVQSIAAVICSFILAKVPNQYHKVGYFGCLALGALGFFSIFFIHNQYALILSYTLIGIAWAGIITYPLTIVTNALSGKHMGTYLGLFNGSICMPQIVASLLSFILFPMLGSHQATMFLVAGAVLLLGAFSVCLIKETHGE